A genome region from Prionailurus bengalensis isolate Pbe53 chromosome B4, Fcat_Pben_1.1_paternal_pri, whole genome shotgun sequence includes the following:
- the C1S gene encoding complement C1s subcomponent → MNKLPEMRCVFLFSLLASAYAEPTMYGEILSPNYPQAYPNEVEKSWDIEVPEGYGIHLYFTHLDIELSENCAYDSVQIMSGDFEEGKLCGQRTSKSPNSPIVEEFQIPYNKLQVIFKSDFSNEERFTGFAAYYVAVDVNECTDFADAPCSHFCNNFMGGYYCSCPPEYFLHDDMKNCGVNCSGDVFTALIGEITSPNYPNPYPENSRCEYQVLLEEGYQVVVTVRREDFDVEPADSGGYCPDSLVFVARDKQFGPYCGNGFPGPLNIETRSNALNIIFQTDQTEQKRGWKLRYHGDPIPCPKDVTDNSVWEPEKAKYVFKDVVRITCLEGFEVVQGNVGSRSFYSTCQSDGKWSNSKLKCQPVDCGIPEPIQHGTVEDPEDTLFGSVIRYTCEEPYYYMENEESGEYRCAGNGSWVNEFLGTELPKCVPVCGVPSKPFVGRQRIFGGSVADIQNFPWQVFFSDPRAGGALIDEYWVLTAAHVVERNHNPGMYVGSTSVLRSDLTKTKMLTAERVIIHPGWKLLDDPESRKNFDNDIALVQLKEPVKMGPTVSPICLPGTSSEYNPSVGDLGLISGWGRTEKKDHVRQLRGAKLPIAPLERCREVKGENLKLDINAFVFTNNMICAGGQKGVDSCEGDSGGAFAVQIPSVETPKFYVAGLVSWGPQCGTYGIYTRVKNYIDWIKKTMQENSPPSMD, encoded by the exons ATGAACAAATTGCCAGAGATGCG GTGCGTCTTCCTGTTTTCCCTTTTGGCATCCGCTTATGCTGAGCCTACTATGTATGGGGAGATCCTGTCCCCCAACTATCCTCAGGCATACCCCAATGAGGTAGAGAAATCTTGGGATATAGAAGTTCCTGAAGGGTACGGGATCCACCTCTACTTCACCCATCTGGACATAGAGCTGTCGGAGAACTGCGCATATGACTCAGTGCAG ATAATGTCAGGAGACTTTGAAGAAGGGAAACTCTGTGGGCAGAGGACCAGCAAGAGTCCCAACTCTCCCATCGTGGAAGAGTTCCAAATCCCGTACAATAAACTCCAGGTGATCTTTAAGTCAGACTTCTCCAATGAAGAACGTTTCACCGGGTTTGCTGCCTACTATGTCGCTGTAG ATGTAAACGAGTGCACAGACTTTGCCGATGCCCCTTGTAGCCACTTCTGCAACAACTTCATGGGTGGTTATTACTGCTCCTGCCCCCCAGAATACTTCCTCCATGATGATATGAAGAATTGTGGAG TCAATTGCAGTGGGGATGTATTCACGGCACTGATTGGGGAGATCACAAGTCCCAATTATCCCAATCCATACCCAGAGAATTCAAGGTGTGAATATCAGGTCCTCTTGGAGGAGGGATACCAAGTGGTCGTGACTGTGCGGAGAGAAGATTTTGATGTGGAACCAGCTGATTCAGGGGGCTATTGCCCTGACAGTTTAGTT tttgttGCAAGAGACAAGCAATTTGGTCCTTACTGTGGTAATGGATTCCCTGGGCCACTAAATATTGAAACCAGGAGCAATGCTCTTAATATCATCTTCCAAACTGACCAAACAGAGCAAAAAAGGGGCTGGAAACTTCGTTACCATGGAGATC CAATCCCTTGTCCCAAAGATGTCACTGACAATTCTGTTTGGGAGCCTGAGAAAGCAAAATATGTGTTCAAAGATGTGGTGAGGATAACCTGCCTGGAAGGGTTTGAAGTCGTACAG GGAAATGTTGGCTCGAGATCTTTCTATTCTACTTGTCAAAGTGATGGAAAGTGGAGTAATTCCAAACTGAAATGTCAAC CTGTGGACTGTGGAATTCCTGAACCCATTCAGCATGGTACAGTCGAAGATCCAGAAGATACTTTATTTGGTTCTGTCATTCGCTATACTTGTGAGGAGCCATATTACTacatggaaaatgaagaaagtg GGGAGTATCGCTGTGCTGGCAACGGGAGCTGGGTGAATGAGTTTCTGGGCACCGAGCTACCAAAATGTGTTCCAG TCTGTGGTGTTCCCAGTAAGCCCTTTGTAGGAAGACAGAGGATATTTGGAGGATCTGTTGCAGATATTCAAAATTTCCCCTGGCAAGTCTTCTTTTCAGACCCACGGGCTGGTGGGGCTCTCATTGATGAGTACTGGGTGCTGACAGCCGCCCACGTCGTGGAGAGAAACCATAACCCAGGAATGTACGTTGGGTCCACCTCAGTACTCCGCTCAGATCTGACAAAAACCAAGATGCTTACTGCTGAGCGTGTGATTATTCATCCGGGTTGGAAATTGTTGGATGACCCAGAGTCACGGAAGAATTTTGACAATGATATTGCACTTGTGCAGCTGAAAGAGCCCGTGAAAATGGGACCCACTGTCTCCCCTATCTGCCTGCCAGGTACCTCCTCAGAATACAATCCCTCAGTGGGAGACCTGGGACTGATCTCAGGCTGGGGCCGAACAGAGAAAAAAGATCATGTGCGCCAGCTCAGAGGGGCAAAGTTACCCATTGCTCCCTTAGAAAGGTGCCGGGAGGTGAAAGGGGAAAATCTTAAACTGGATATAAATGCCTTCGTTTTCACTAATAACATGATCTGTGCTGGAGGACAGAAGGGTGTTGATAGCTGTGAAGGGGACAGTGGCGGAGCTTTTGCTGTACAGATCCCCAGTGTAGAGACCCCCAAATTCTATGTAGCTGGTCTGGTGTCCTGGGGCCCTCAGTGTGGAACCTATGGAATCTACACACGAGTAAAGAACTACattgactggataaagaagacaaTGCAGGAAAATAGTCCCCCCAGTATGGACTAA
- the C1R gene encoding complement C1r subcomponent isoform X2: MWLLYLLVMILFCKVEGSIPISQKLFGEVTSPLYPKPYPNNFEKTTVITVPTGFRVKLVFWQFDLEPSEGCFYDYVKISADKKTLGRFCGQLGSPLGNPPEAKEFMSEGNKMLLTFHTDFSNEENGTIMFYKGFLAYYQAVDLDECAAQRNSVEENLQPQCQHLCHNYPGGYFCSCRPGYELQKNGHSCQAECSSELYTEPSGYISSLEYPKPYPPDLRCNYSIRVERGLTLHLKFLEPFEIDDHQQVHCPYDQLQIYASGRNIGEFCGKQRPADFDSSSNAVDLLFFTDDSGDSRGWKLHYTTEIIKCPQPKTLDKFTIIQDLQPQYQFRDYFIVTCKQGYQLVEGNQVLLSFTAVCQDDGTWHRAMPRCKIKDCGQPQSLTNGDFNYTTAKGVNTYQARIQYYCREPYYKMQTRGGISETERGAYTCTAEGIWKNEKEGQKIPRCLPVCGKPVNPVEQKQRIIGGQKAKLGNFPWQAYTNIYGPGGGALLGDRWILTAAHTLYPKDYNGENNATRDVFLGHINVEEITKLANHPVRRVSIHPDYRQDESNNFEADIALLELENSVTLGPNLLPICLPDNETFYDRGLMGYVSGFGIMEERLSYDLKFIRLPVGRREACESWLRKKNRNDVFSQNMFCAGDPSLKQDACQGDSGGVFAVKDEDNDRWVATGIVSWGIGCGRGYGFYTKLLNYVDWIKKEMGEGEGEG, encoded by the exons AT GTGGCTCTTATACCTCCTGGTGATGATCCTGTTCTGTAAGGTGGAAGGCTCCATCCCCATTTCTCAGAAGCTCTTTGGGGAAGTGACTTCTCCTCTGTACCCCAAGCCTTACCCCAACAACTTTGAGAAAACCACTGTGATCACGGTGCCCACAGGATTCAGGGTGAAGCTCGTCTTCTGGCAGTTTGACCTGGAGCCTTCTGAAGGCTGTTTCTATGACTATGTCAAG ATCTCTGCTGACAAGAAAACTCTGGGGAGGTTCTGTGGGCAACTGGGTTCTCCACTGGGCAACCCCCCAGAAGCAAAGGAATTTATGTCTGAAGGGAACAAGATGCTGCTGACCTTCCACACGGACTTCTCCAATGAGGAGAATGGCACCATTATGTTCTACAAGGGCTTCCTGGCCTACTACCAAGCTGTGG ACCTCGATGAATGTGCCGCCCAGCGCAATTCGGTTGAGGAGAATCTCCAGCCCCAGTGCCAGCACCTGTGTCATAACTATCCTGGTGGCTACTTCTGTTCCTGCCGTCCAGGCTATGAGCTTCAGAAGAATGGGCATTCCTGCCAGG CCGAGTGCAGCAGTGAGCTGTACACGGAGCCATCGGGCTACATCTCCAGCCTGGAGTACCCCAAGCCCTACCCCCCTGACCTGCGCTGCAACTATAGCATCCGGGTAGAGCGCGGCCTCACCCTCCACCTCAAGTTCCTGGAACCTTTCGAGATCGATGACCACCAGCAAGTGCACTGCCCCTATGACCAGCTACAG ATCTACGCCAGTGGGAGGAATATCGGCGAGTTCTGTGGGAAGCAAAGACCCGCTGACTTTGACAGCAGCAGCAATGCCGTGGATCTGCTGTTCTTCACGGATGACTCGGGGGACAGCCGAGGCTGGAAGCTGCATTATACGACTGAAA TCATCAAGTGCCCCCAGCCCAAGACCCTAGACAAGTTCACCATCATCCAGGACTTGCAGCCTCAATACCAGTTCCGTGACTATTTCATTGTCACCTGCAAACAGGGCTACCAGCTTGTGGAG GGAAACCAGGTGCTGCTCTCCTTCACGGCTGTCTGTCAGGACGACGGCACGTGGCACCGTGCCATGCCCAGATGCAAGA TCAAGGACTGTGGGCAGCCCCAAAGCCTGACTAACGGGGACTTCAATTACACCACCGCAAAGGGGGTGAACACCTACCAGGCCCGTATCCAGTACTACTGCCGGGAGCCCTATTACAAGATGCAGACCAGAGGAGGCATCAGTGAAACCGAGCGAG GGGCCTATACCTGCACCGCCGAGGGCATttggaagaatgaaaaggaaggacAAAAGATTCCTCGGTGTTTGCCAG tGTGTGGGAAACCCGTCAATCCCGTGGAACAGAAGCAGCGCATCATTGGAGGGCAAAAAGCCAAGCTGGGCAACTTCCCCTGGCAGGCATACACCAACATCTACGGGCCAGGCGGGGGGGCCCTGCTGGGCGACCGCTGGATCCTCACGGCTGCCCACACCCTCTACCCCAAGGACTACAACGGGGAAAATAACGCCACCAGGGATGTGTTCCTGGGCCACATAAACGTGGAAGAGATCACAAAACTAGCAAACCACCCTGTCCGCAGGGTCAGCATTCATCCAGACTACCGCCAGGATGAGTCTAACAATTTTGAGGCGGACATCGCCCTCTTGGAGCTGGAAAATAGTGTCACCCTGGGGCCCAACCTCCTCCCCATCTGCCTCCCTGACAACGAGACCTTCTATGACAGGGGCCTCATGGGCTACGTCAGTGGCTTTGGGATAATGGAGGAGAGGCTTTCCTATGACCTCAAGTTTATCCGTCTGCCCGTAGGTAGGCGAGAGGCGTGTGAGAGCTGGCTCCGGAAAAAAAATAGGAACGATGTGTTTTCTCAAAACATGTTCTGTGCCGGGGACCCGTCTCTAAAGCAGGATGCCTGTCAGGGCGATAGCGGAGGGGTCTTTGCAGTGAAGGATGAGGACAATGATCGCTGGGTGGCCACGGGCATTGTATCCTGGGGCATCGGGTGTGGCAGGGGCTATGGCTTCTACACCAAATTACTCAACTACGTGGACTGGATCAAGaaggagatgggggaaggggagggagagggctga
- the C1R gene encoding complement C1r subcomponent isoform X1: MMNLWTAHCPGGGIPNAVAAETSLPSSPTPTENISMRSRMARVENAERWLLYLLVMILFCKVEGSIPISQKLFGEVTSPLYPKPYPNNFEKTTVITVPTGFRVKLVFWQFDLEPSEGCFYDYVKISADKKTLGRFCGQLGSPLGNPPEAKEFMSEGNKMLLTFHTDFSNEENGTIMFYKGFLAYYQAVDLDECAAQRNSVEENLQPQCQHLCHNYPGGYFCSCRPGYELQKNGHSCQAECSSELYTEPSGYISSLEYPKPYPPDLRCNYSIRVERGLTLHLKFLEPFEIDDHQQVHCPYDQLQIYASGRNIGEFCGKQRPADFDSSSNAVDLLFFTDDSGDSRGWKLHYTTEIIKCPQPKTLDKFTIIQDLQPQYQFRDYFIVTCKQGYQLVEGNQVLLSFTAVCQDDGTWHRAMPRCKIKDCGQPQSLTNGDFNYTTAKGVNTYQARIQYYCREPYYKMQTRGGISETERGAYTCTAEGIWKNEKEGQKIPRCLPVCGKPVNPVEQKQRIIGGQKAKLGNFPWQAYTNIYGPGGGALLGDRWILTAAHTLYPKDYNGENNATRDVFLGHINVEEITKLANHPVRRVSIHPDYRQDESNNFEADIALLELENSVTLGPNLLPICLPDNETFYDRGLMGYVSGFGIMEERLSYDLKFIRLPVGRREACESWLRKKNRNDVFSQNMFCAGDPSLKQDACQGDSGGVFAVKDEDNDRWVATGIVSWGIGCGRGYGFYTKLLNYVDWIKKEMGEGEGEG, encoded by the exons ATGATGAACCTTTGGACTGCACATTGCCCCGGGGGAGGAATACCCAATGCAGTGGCTGCAGAGACCAGCCTCCCCTCTTCACCCACCCCCACCGAGAACATCTCTATGAGGTCTAGAATGGCCAGAGTGGAAAATGCCGAGCG GTGGCTCTTATACCTCCTGGTGATGATCCTGTTCTGTAAGGTGGAAGGCTCCATCCCCATTTCTCAGAAGCTCTTTGGGGAAGTGACTTCTCCTCTGTACCCCAAGCCTTACCCCAACAACTTTGAGAAAACCACTGTGATCACGGTGCCCACAGGATTCAGGGTGAAGCTCGTCTTCTGGCAGTTTGACCTGGAGCCTTCTGAAGGCTGTTTCTATGACTATGTCAAG ATCTCTGCTGACAAGAAAACTCTGGGGAGGTTCTGTGGGCAACTGGGTTCTCCACTGGGCAACCCCCCAGAAGCAAAGGAATTTATGTCTGAAGGGAACAAGATGCTGCTGACCTTCCACACGGACTTCTCCAATGAGGAGAATGGCACCATTATGTTCTACAAGGGCTTCCTGGCCTACTACCAAGCTGTGG ACCTCGATGAATGTGCCGCCCAGCGCAATTCGGTTGAGGAGAATCTCCAGCCCCAGTGCCAGCACCTGTGTCATAACTATCCTGGTGGCTACTTCTGTTCCTGCCGTCCAGGCTATGAGCTTCAGAAGAATGGGCATTCCTGCCAGG CCGAGTGCAGCAGTGAGCTGTACACGGAGCCATCGGGCTACATCTCCAGCCTGGAGTACCCCAAGCCCTACCCCCCTGACCTGCGCTGCAACTATAGCATCCGGGTAGAGCGCGGCCTCACCCTCCACCTCAAGTTCCTGGAACCTTTCGAGATCGATGACCACCAGCAAGTGCACTGCCCCTATGACCAGCTACAG ATCTACGCCAGTGGGAGGAATATCGGCGAGTTCTGTGGGAAGCAAAGACCCGCTGACTTTGACAGCAGCAGCAATGCCGTGGATCTGCTGTTCTTCACGGATGACTCGGGGGACAGCCGAGGCTGGAAGCTGCATTATACGACTGAAA TCATCAAGTGCCCCCAGCCCAAGACCCTAGACAAGTTCACCATCATCCAGGACTTGCAGCCTCAATACCAGTTCCGTGACTATTTCATTGTCACCTGCAAACAGGGCTACCAGCTTGTGGAG GGAAACCAGGTGCTGCTCTCCTTCACGGCTGTCTGTCAGGACGACGGCACGTGGCACCGTGCCATGCCCAGATGCAAGA TCAAGGACTGTGGGCAGCCCCAAAGCCTGACTAACGGGGACTTCAATTACACCACCGCAAAGGGGGTGAACACCTACCAGGCCCGTATCCAGTACTACTGCCGGGAGCCCTATTACAAGATGCAGACCAGAGGAGGCATCAGTGAAACCGAGCGAG GGGCCTATACCTGCACCGCCGAGGGCATttggaagaatgaaaaggaaggacAAAAGATTCCTCGGTGTTTGCCAG tGTGTGGGAAACCCGTCAATCCCGTGGAACAGAAGCAGCGCATCATTGGAGGGCAAAAAGCCAAGCTGGGCAACTTCCCCTGGCAGGCATACACCAACATCTACGGGCCAGGCGGGGGGGCCCTGCTGGGCGACCGCTGGATCCTCACGGCTGCCCACACCCTCTACCCCAAGGACTACAACGGGGAAAATAACGCCACCAGGGATGTGTTCCTGGGCCACATAAACGTGGAAGAGATCACAAAACTAGCAAACCACCCTGTCCGCAGGGTCAGCATTCATCCAGACTACCGCCAGGATGAGTCTAACAATTTTGAGGCGGACATCGCCCTCTTGGAGCTGGAAAATAGTGTCACCCTGGGGCCCAACCTCCTCCCCATCTGCCTCCCTGACAACGAGACCTTCTATGACAGGGGCCTCATGGGCTACGTCAGTGGCTTTGGGATAATGGAGGAGAGGCTTTCCTATGACCTCAAGTTTATCCGTCTGCCCGTAGGTAGGCGAGAGGCGTGTGAGAGCTGGCTCCGGAAAAAAAATAGGAACGATGTGTTTTCTCAAAACATGTTCTGTGCCGGGGACCCGTCTCTAAAGCAGGATGCCTGTCAGGGCGATAGCGGAGGGGTCTTTGCAGTGAAGGATGAGGACAATGATCGCTGGGTGGCCACGGGCATTGTATCCTGGGGCATCGGGTGTGGCAGGGGCTATGGCTTCTACACCAAATTACTCAACTACGTGGACTGGATCAAGaaggagatgggggaaggggagggagagggctga